From the genome of Biomphalaria glabrata chromosome 17, xgBioGlab47.1, whole genome shotgun sequence, one region includes:
- the LOC106053089 gene encoding uncharacterized protein LOC106053089 isoform X2: MNTYFALSFVVLYSPTDTVFQLGNLSRVSDIETRGTKCYEDGFQPWHESLIVSLNVYILDDPARMPPLIIYRMSETDKTKTLICFLEFKGKQGGRCKWWSDQKDRFDLLTEMMITSEWSNTRLIIQHKFKDAPWEYISETIIVHHPPEISVRINGISFEHKKCFFDMIMHSKFLVDFCVNNLKSPRLEISWLGEAKKHIYGDCISESFVHTKADEQIEFEFMDSCQNIGSFTCKLADPESTTQPVTTDQPNEPPNDDLWWFKISLVFSGIFLLAGLLCFIYTHRVLRDSSISDSNSLEGVPKRKEFFYT, translated from the exons ATGAACACTTACTTTGCTTTAAGTTTCGTGGTATTATACTCGCCTACAGACACAG TGTTCCAGTTAGGTAATTTAAGCCGCGTCTCGGACATTGAGACGAGAGGTACCAAGTGTTACGAGGATGGCTTCCAACCGTGGCATGAGAGTTTGATTGTATCATTAAACGTCTACATCTTGGATGACCCAGCGCGTATGCCGCCCCTGATCATCTATCGCATGTCAGAGACTGACAAAACGAAGACATTG ATCTGTTTCTTGGAGTTTAAGGGCAAGCAGGGAGGTCGATGTAAGTGGTGGAGCGATCAAAAGGACAGGTTTGATTTGTTGACAGAGATGATGATCACTTCTGAATGGAGCAACACCAGACTAATTATCCAGCACAAGTTCAAGGACGCTCCTTGGGAATACATTTCTGAAACTATTATCGTCCACC aCCCCCCAGAAATCTCGGTTCGAATAAATGGAATATCCTTTGAACACAAGAAATGTTTCTTTGATATGATCATGCATTCAAAATTTTTGGTGGATTTCTGCGTGAATAATCTGAAGTCCCCAAGGCTGGAGATCTCCTGGCTAGGAGAGGCAAAAAAACATATCTATGGCGACTGCATTTCTGAATCGTTTGTTCATACCAAAGCCGATGAGCAGATCGAGTTTGAATTTATGGACTCTTGTCAAAATATAGGCTCGTTTACCTGCAAACTCGCAG ATCCTGAGTCTACAACTCAACCTGTCACTACGGACCAGCCTAATGAACCGCCCAATGACGACTTATGGTGGTTTAAAATATCGttagtgttctctggaatctttCTTTTAGCAG gatTACTTTGCTTCATTTATACACATCGAg TCTTAAGAGATTCCAGCATATCTGATTCCAACAGTCTCGAAGGAGTTCCCAAACGGAAGGAGTTCTTTTACACGTAA
- the LOC106053089 gene encoding uncharacterized protein LOC106053089 isoform X1, protein MNTYFALSFVVLYSPTDTVFQLGNLSRVSDIETRGTKCYEDGFQPWHESLIVSLNVYILDDPARMPPLIIYRMSETDKTKTLICFLEFKGKQGGRCKWWSDQKDRFDLLTEMMITSEWSNTRLIIQHKFKDAPWEYISETIIVHHPPEISVRINGISFEHKKCFFDMIMHSKFLVDFCVNNLKSPRLEISWLGEAKKHIYGDCISESFVHTKADEQIEFEFMDSCQNIGSFTCKLADPESTTQPVTTDQPNEPPNDDLWWFKISLVFSGIFLLAGLLCFIYTHRVLRDSSISDSNSLEGVPKRKEFFYTYLQVSHDDVYLPPLNEALRLNAERACQLDVSTTRFSNYNLTDLHVKLVYFLSVP, encoded by the exons ATGAACACTTACTTTGCTTTAAGTTTCGTGGTATTATACTCGCCTACAGACACAG TGTTCCAGTTAGGTAATTTAAGCCGCGTCTCGGACATTGAGACGAGAGGTACCAAGTGTTACGAGGATGGCTTCCAACCGTGGCATGAGAGTTTGATTGTATCATTAAACGTCTACATCTTGGATGACCCAGCGCGTATGCCGCCCCTGATCATCTATCGCATGTCAGAGACTGACAAAACGAAGACATTG ATCTGTTTCTTGGAGTTTAAGGGCAAGCAGGGAGGTCGATGTAAGTGGTGGAGCGATCAAAAGGACAGGTTTGATTTGTTGACAGAGATGATGATCACTTCTGAATGGAGCAACACCAGACTAATTATCCAGCACAAGTTCAAGGACGCTCCTTGGGAATACATTTCTGAAACTATTATCGTCCACC aCCCCCCAGAAATCTCGGTTCGAATAAATGGAATATCCTTTGAACACAAGAAATGTTTCTTTGATATGATCATGCATTCAAAATTTTTGGTGGATTTCTGCGTGAATAATCTGAAGTCCCCAAGGCTGGAGATCTCCTGGCTAGGAGAGGCAAAAAAACATATCTATGGCGACTGCATTTCTGAATCGTTTGTTCATACCAAAGCCGATGAGCAGATCGAGTTTGAATTTATGGACTCTTGTCAAAATATAGGCTCGTTTACCTGCAAACTCGCAG ATCCTGAGTCTACAACTCAACCTGTCACTACGGACCAGCCTAATGAACCGCCCAATGACGACTTATGGTGGTTTAAAATATCGttagtgttctctggaatctttCTTTTAGCAG gatTACTTTGCTTCATTTATACACATCGAg TCTTAAGAGATTCCAGCATATCTGATTCCAACAGTCTCGAAGGAGTTCCCAAACGGAAGGAGTTCTTTTACAC CTACTTACAAGTTAGTCATGATGACGTGTACTTGCCTCCCTTGAATGAAGCATTACGATTGAATGCTGAGAGAGCATGCCAACTTGACGTCTCCACTACACGTTTCAGCAACTACAACTTAACAGATTTACATGTCAAATTAGTCTATTTTTTGTCTGTTCCATAG